In Pyrus communis chromosome 1, drPyrComm1.1, whole genome shotgun sequence, the following are encoded in one genomic region:
- the LOC137744716 gene encoding calmodulin-like protein 7 has protein sequence MVLSTVLLLAVLFIAGLVNIFFLFPTPKLLAWFQSLSIPYSTPTTTPSKDKNNLVMNSINPQPKVEDRAAELKQVFATFDKNSDGFITTEELKESLKNIRIFMSDAEVEEMVKKVDANGDGLIDFDEFCMLCRTMRRREDGGGAEEEEEEEEELKAAFGVFDKDKDGLISVEELAVVLCSLGLREGNKVEDCKEMVRKVDRDGDGMVNFDEFKRMMKGGGLLVAH, from the coding sequence atggTGTTAAGCACCGTACTTTTATTAGCAGTTTTATTCATCGCTGGCCTCGttaatattttctttctttttcccaccCCCAAGCTCCTTGCTTGGTTTCAATCTTTGTCCATACCCTACTCCACTCCTACTACCACTCCAAGCAAGGACAAAAATAATCTTGTTATGAATAGTATTAATCCGCAGCCAAAAGTAGAAGATCGAGCGGCGGAGCTGAAGCAAGTGTTTGCCACCTTCGACAAGAACAGTGATGGGTTCATCACAACGGAGGAGCTCAAGGAGTCACTGAAGAACATAAGAATTTTTATGAGTGATGCGGAGGTGGAAGAAATGGTGAAGAAGGTGGATGCTAATGGAGATGGGTTGATTGATTTTGATGAGTTTTGCATGCTGTGCAGGACCATGCGCCGTCGGGAAGATGGGGGAGgagcggaggaggaggaggaggaggaggaggagttgaAGGCGGCTTTTGGTGTGTTTGATAAGGATAAAGATGGGTTGATATCGGTGGAGGAGTTGGCAGTGGTGTTGTGTTCCTTGGGATTGAGGGAAGGGAATAAGGTGGAGGATTGTAAGGAGATGGTGAGGAAAGTTGATAGGGATGGAGATGgtatggttaattttgatgagttCAAGAGGATGATGAAGGGTGGAGGACTTCTAGTAGCCCATTAA
- the LOC137744706 gene encoding uncharacterized protein — MSAIVCGKRSSIFGDNSLPSTSPPVSSASKRIRCSSSSSPVRFSPPSTTSFSASHLIEHLRAVFPGMDNQLLERALEECGDDLDTAIRSLNELRLGSAAGKSDMASEANVQLQSQGAVATNGEVAVTDDPSVQNNLPTDGAEWVELVVREMMSASNMDDAKARASRVLEALEKSISERATAEVAQSFRQENMMLKEQLEAIIQENTILKRAVSTQHERQKEFEDRGQELQHLKQLVAQYQEQLRTLEVNNYALTMHLKQAQQSSSIPGRFHPDVF, encoded by the exons ATGTCTGCCATCGTGTGTGGGAAGAGATCATCGATTTTCGGAGACAACTCGCTGCCGTCGACTTCCCCTCCCGTCTCCTCCGCTTCCAAGAGAATCCGCtgctcctcttcttcctccccgGTTCGCTTCTCTCCTCCCTCCACGACGTCGTTTTCTGCATCGCATTTGATCGAACACCTCAGGGCCGTTTTCCCGGGCATGGACAACCAG CTTCTGGAGAGAGCACTTGAAGAATGTGGTGATGATTTGGATACGGCTATCAGAAGTTTGAATGAGCTACGTTTAGGTTCTGCTGCAGGAAAATCTGATATGGCTTCAGAAGCAAATGTGCAACTCCAATCACAGG GTGCGGTAGCAACAAATGGAGAGGTTGCAGTTACTGATGATCCATCAGTGCAAAATAACCTTCCCACGGATGGAGCAGAGTGGGTGGAGCTCGTTGTCAGAGAGATGATGAGTGCCTCTAACATGGATGATGCTAAAGCTCGCGCCTCAAGAGTGCTTGAGGCTTTGGAGAAGTCTATTAGTGAGCGTGCAACCGCAGAGGTAGCCCAAAGCTTTCGCCAG GAAAATATGATGCTGAAGGAACAATTGGAAGCTATTATTCAGGAAAATACAATTTTAAAGCGAGCTGTATCCACTCAGCATGAACGGCAGAAGGAGTTTGAAGATAGAGGCCAGGAATTGCAGCATCTGAAGCAACTGGTGGCCCAGTACCAGGAACAGTTGAGAACCCTCGAG GTGAACAACTATGCACTTACAATGCACCTAAAGCAGGCACAGCAAAGTAGCTCCATTCCAGGTCGTTTTCATCCGGATGTTTTCTAA